A stretch of the Gemmatimonadaceae bacterium genome encodes the following:
- a CDS encoding HAD-IA family hydrolase encodes MTPPALLFDLDGTVVDSIELIVQAAVHAFDGREGPRPTREEWVALIGTPLAPMLRRWAHDEDDVKFLWDRYRAYQVEHHDRLVSPYPGVVELIRRLHARGHAMAVVSSKVEAGIRRSLDYIGVTDCFGALIGIEATEKHKPDPEPVLLALERLGVTATHAWFIGDSPHDVYAGHAAGVKTIGVLTGPYDRATMEAARPTHLVETLVEMEPLILASN; translated from the coding sequence ATGACTCCTCCCGCTCTCCTCTTCGATCTCGATGGCACGGTGGTTGATTCCATCGAACTCATCGTCCAGGCCGCCGTGCACGCCTTCGATGGGCGCGAAGGGCCGCGGCCGACGCGCGAGGAGTGGGTGGCGCTGATCGGCACGCCGCTGGCGCCGATGCTGCGGCGCTGGGCGCACGACGAGGACGACGTGAAGTTCCTGTGGGATCGGTACCGCGCCTATCAGGTGGAGCATCACGACCGGCTGGTGTCGCCGTATCCCGGCGTGGTGGAGCTGATCCGCCGGCTGCACGCGCGCGGGCATGCGATGGCGGTGGTGAGTTCGAAGGTCGAGGCGGGGATTCGCCGCAGTCTCGATTACATCGGCGTCACCGATTGCTTTGGCGCGCTGATCGGCATCGAGGCGACGGAGAAGCACAAACCGGACCCCGAGCCGGTGCTGCTGGCGCTCGAGCGGCTGGGCGTCACCGCGACGCACGCCTGGTTCATTGGGGATTCACCGCACGATGTGTACGCCGGGCACGCGGCGGGAGTGAAGACCATCGGCGTGCTGACGGGGCCGTACGACCGGGCGACGATGGAAGCGGCGCGACCGACGCACCTGGTGGAGACGCTGGTCGAGATGGAGCCGCTGATTCTCGCAAGCAATTGA
- a CDS encoding DNA methyltransferase, translating into MLTITDSAALLQRASDRRGRVALLRALGFHPPAGTLDAAATRHLGLDEDLRRAEVAAGPGTLRALVLDVPTSVPLRDATGRAARRIASRAPELLWLVLATQRQGETAIVIPTPGGAQSAAALLVDPTAVRPGDAESLRALEAARGESDLDTHLRWREVLGRDELTRRFYRDLEQAVGALADGAHGTADGATRRTLALRCVSRLLFLAFLEAKGWLDGDRAFLSRQVAAHGAHLHRTLLEPLLFGTLNAPMSRRAPAARAFGRLPFLNGGLFARDALEKRHRALRFADLDIAHVVGGLFARYRVTAHEGSAEFAEAAVDPEMLGRAFESLMASDERRSSGAYYTPPAMIRRITDFALDASLTDAGLHDLLDEARAGRVGDVADATRLREALGALRLLDPACGTGAFLVHAMHELSRLGAAAHDDRAEHTRRRDILAQCIFGVDINPTAVWLCELRLWLAVVVDCPERDPLRVPPLPNLDRHIRCADALAGPAFDIAAGGDAGITRLRDRYARATGPRKRSLQRALDRAERLLAVDAWRQRLAACSARRRDLVCALRGRDLFGGRRVATATERAALAEWRHEAQGMRRALAALRAGGAVPFGFASHFGDVARRGGFDVIVGNPPWVRLHRIPPAERDGLRAHYESMRHAAWRAGAAASGAMTGFGMQADLAALFTERAAALVRPGGVFALLVPAKLFRSLAGGGLRALLARSTSVLACEDHSAGRAMFDAAVYPAVLMAQRNHSGETASPAPRPRKPRGMPRENSGAVACALIRRDVELRWTDRRAQLPLDSTEGAPWLLLPPPVRAAFDALAAAGVPLANTSFGRPLLGVKSGCNDAFVVQPEAGWRGRAPGSVCSVRSGTHDGFIERALLRPALRGEDLSPFTARPIEHAMIWTHDAAQQPMRTLPPRAGRWLAHWRPTLERRADVRARDRWWSLFRLDAAVAGWRVVWGDVGRTPRAVVLSPDDDTVPLNSCYVVRANGESDADALAAWLNAPLATAWLAAIAEPARGQYHRFLGWTMARLPLPAEWTVARRLLAPLGRAARNGSAPSPQELHDCSVRAFRLAASHVEPLLTWTRS; encoded by the coding sequence GTGCTCACCATCACCGACTCTGCGGCGCTGCTGCAGCGCGCGTCAGATCGCCGCGGCCGCGTGGCCCTGCTCCGGGCGCTCGGCTTTCATCCACCCGCCGGAACGCTCGACGCGGCTGCGACACGTCACCTGGGACTCGACGAGGATCTTCGTCGCGCCGAAGTAGCCGCCGGACCGGGGACGCTGCGGGCGCTCGTCCTCGACGTCCCGACATCCGTTCCCCTGCGAGACGCGACGGGACGCGCCGCGCGGCGCATCGCCTCGCGCGCTCCGGAGCTGCTCTGGCTCGTGCTCGCCACGCAACGACAGGGCGAGACGGCAATCGTTATTCCAACGCCCGGCGGAGCGCAGTCCGCCGCGGCGCTCCTCGTTGACCCGACGGCCGTGCGGCCCGGCGACGCCGAGTCGCTCCGGGCCCTCGAGGCGGCGCGGGGCGAGAGCGATCTCGACACGCACCTGCGCTGGCGCGAGGTCCTCGGCCGCGATGAGCTGACGCGGCGCTTCTACCGGGACCTGGAGCAGGCGGTGGGCGCGCTCGCCGACGGCGCGCACGGCACGGCCGATGGTGCGACGCGCCGCACGCTCGCGCTTCGCTGCGTCTCGCGACTGCTCTTTCTCGCCTTCCTCGAAGCCAAGGGATGGCTCGATGGAGATCGGGCGTTCCTCTCTCGCCAGGTGGCGGCGCACGGAGCACACCTGCATCGCACGCTGCTCGAACCGCTGCTGTTCGGGACGCTGAATGCGCCAATGTCGCGGCGGGCACCGGCGGCGCGCGCGTTCGGCCGCCTGCCATTCCTCAACGGCGGTCTCTTCGCGCGGGATGCGCTGGAAAAACGGCACCGCGCCCTGCGCTTTGCCGACCTCGACATCGCCCATGTCGTAGGCGGGCTGTTTGCACGGTATCGCGTGACCGCGCACGAAGGCTCCGCGGAGTTCGCGGAAGCGGCCGTCGATCCCGAGATGCTGGGCCGGGCCTTTGAATCGCTGATGGCGTCGGACGAGCGCCGGAGCAGCGGCGCCTACTACACACCACCGGCGATGATTCGACGGATCACCGACTTCGCGCTCGATGCCTCGCTGACCGATGCGGGGCTGCACGACCTGCTCGATGAGGCGCGTGCCGGGCGCGTGGGTGACGTGGCTGACGCCACGCGCCTGCGTGAGGCGCTGGGTGCCCTTCGCCTGCTCGATCCCGCGTGCGGCACCGGGGCGTTTCTCGTGCATGCCATGCACGAGCTGTCGCGCCTCGGCGCGGCGGCGCACGACGATCGCGCCGAGCACACGCGCCGTCGCGACATTCTCGCACAATGCATCTTTGGCGTGGACATCAACCCCACGGCCGTCTGGCTTTGCGAACTGCGGCTCTGGCTCGCGGTGGTGGTCGATTGCCCGGAGCGCGATCCGCTGCGCGTGCCGCCACTGCCGAATCTCGACCGGCACATCCGCTGCGCCGATGCGCTCGCCGGGCCGGCGTTCGACATCGCCGCCGGGGGTGATGCCGGCATCACGCGGTTGCGCGACCGGTACGCGCGCGCCACGGGCCCGCGCAAGCGCTCGCTGCAGCGGGCGCTGGATCGGGCCGAGCGCCTGCTCGCTGTCGACGCGTGGCGCCAGCGGCTGGCGGCCTGCTCGGCACGCCGGCGTGACCTGGTGTGTGCACTGCGCGGCCGCGACCTCTTCGGCGGGCGCCGCGTGGCCACGGCCACCGAGCGCGCGGCGCTGGCCGAGTGGCGGCACGAGGCGCAGGGGATGCGCCGCGCGCTCGCGGCGCTTCGCGCCGGCGGCGCCGTCCCCTTCGGGTTCGCGTCGCACTTCGGCGATGTGGCCCGGCGCGGCGGTTTCGACGTGATCGTCGGCAACCCGCCGTGGGTGCGGCTCCACCGGATTCCCCCGGCGGAGCGTGACGGGTTGCGCGCCCACTATGAATCGATGCGCCACGCCGCGTGGCGCGCGGGCGCCGCCGCCAGCGGCGCGATGACCGGCTTCGGCATGCAGGCCGATCTCGCCGCGCTTTTCACCGAGCGGGCGGCGGCCCTCGTGCGCCCCGGGGGCGTGTTCGCGCTGCTCGTCCCGGCGAAGCTCTTTCGGAGCCTTGCGGGTGGAGGCCTGCGCGCGCTGCTCGCCCGATCGACGTCGGTGCTCGCGTGTGAAGATCACTCCGCCGGCCGGGCGATGTTCGATGCCGCGGTCTACCCGGCGGTGCTGATGGCGCAGCGCAATCATTCTGGTGAGACGGCAAGTCCCGCGCCGAGGCCGCGAAAGCCGCGCGGCATGCCGCGCGAGAACTCCGGTGCGGTCGCCTGCGCCCTGATTCGCCGCGACGTGGAGTTGCGATGGACCGACCGACGCGCACAGCTGCCACTCGACTCGACCGAGGGCGCGCCGTGGCTTTTGCTGCCGCCTCCGGTGCGCGCGGCGTTCGACGCACTGGCGGCCGCGGGGGTGCCGCTGGCCAACACCAGCTTTGGTCGCCCCCTACTCGGCGTGAAGAGCGGCTGCAACGACGCCTTCGTCGTGCAACCCGAAGCCGGCTGGCGGGGTCGCGCCCCTGGGAGCGTTTGCAGCGTACGCAGCGGCACGCACGATGGCTTCATCGAGCGCGCCCTGCTGCGCCCCGCCCTGCGCGGCGAAGACCTGTCGCCTTTCACGGCACGCCCGATCGAGCACGCGATGATCTGGACGCACGACGCCGCTCAGCAGCCGATGCGCACGCTGCCACCGCGCGCCGGACGCTGGCTCGCCCATTGGCGACCCACGCTCGAGCGGCGCGCCGACGTTCGCGCCCGCGACCGCTGGTGGTCGCTCTTCCGGTTGGACGCCGCCGTCGCCGGCTGGCGTGTCGTCTGGGGTGACGTCGGGCGGACACCGCGAGCCGTCGTGCTTTCGCCCGACGACGATACCGTGCCGCTGAACAGTTGCTACGTCGTGCGCGCCAATGGCGAGTCCGATGCTGACGCACTCGCCGCCTGGCTCAACGCGCCGCTGGCCACCGCCTGGCTCGCGGCCATCGCCGAGCCCGCGCGTGGCCAGTACCATCGGTTCCTCGGCTGGACGATGGCGCGCTTGCCACTGCCCGCAGAGTGGACCGTGGCGCGACGGCTTCTCGCGCCACTCGGCCGCGCCGCGCGCAACGGCTCCGCGCCATCGCCGCAGGAGCTGCATGACTGTTCGGTCCGCGCTTTCCGATTGGCCGCGTCGCACGTCGAACCGCTGTTGACGTGGACCCGATCATAG